A window of Chelmon rostratus isolate fCheRos1 chromosome 18, fCheRos1.pri, whole genome shotgun sequence genomic DNA:
AGCAGCTGTCGCCATAGAAGCggacaggaaatgacatcaaCTTCCTGTCGATCTCATGTgtaacactgatgtgtcctgtttatgtgtgagctgtgtgtatTACGCACCGCCATGTCCTCCGTCCGGCCTAGagctctgaggaagaagaagaaaacatgtcagacaCATGACGCACTGCGTTAACATGTACAGTAGATCAtcaggtgtgtccaggtgtgcACACAGATacaggctgcaggtgtgagCAGAGAcctgagcagctccagcagtagcctctggtctctggtctccGTCAGGTAGTGGATGAAATGTCTTAGAGCCACCTGTCTGGACTCCAGCTCCCGAAATAAAACCtctgagcaggaaaacacaaagagtcAATTCAACACGACGTCCAGCATCTAGCACCAGGTCTGACTGATCCAGGACCAGCCAGGCTCATCCAGAGTCTGAACTGACTGATCCAGGACCAGGCCAGGCTCATCCAGAGTCTGAACTGACCTATCCAGGACCAGGCCAGGCTCATCCAGAGTCTGAACTGACTGATCCAGGACCAGCCAGGCTCATCCAGAGTCTGAACTGACTGATCCTAGGCAAGGTCTGACTGATCCAGGACCAGCCAGGCTCATCCAGAGTCTGAACTGACTGATCCAGGACCAGCCAGGCTCATCCAGAGTCTGAACTGACTGATCCAGGACCAGGCCAGGCTCATCCAGAGTCTGAACTGACTGATCCTAGGCAAGGTCTGACTGATCCAGGACCAGCCAGGCTCATCCAGAGTCTGAACTGACTGATCCTAGGCAAGGTCTGACTGATCCAGGACCAGCCAGGCTCATCCAGAGTCTGAACTGACTGATCCAGGGCCCGAACCAGCAGGCTCACCTTTGCTCAGAGTCCTCTTTAAATAAATTAAGACCTGAAAGGAAACAGACGACGTGCGGTCAGTTCTGTCGTcataaagtttgaatgaaatgttgaGGATCAGATTGTTAATAAAGTTACAGCAGTGATGACGTTTCCATCGTGGGCGCTGACGGCGACGtcgagcagcagcagtttgtcctgaAGAGAGCGAAACTTCTCCAGAGACACAGCCTGAAAGAAACGCAGTACAAATACACTGTGATACTACAGTACTACTAATACCACACTCTGATACTACACGCTGATACTTCACTCTGATACTTCACTCTGATACTACACTGTAATACTACACTGTAATACTACACTCTGATACTACACTGTAATACTACACTGTGATACTACAGTCTGATACTACACTCTGATACTACACGCTGATACTACAGTCTGATACTACACACTGATACAACACTGTAATACTACAGTCTGATACTACACACTGATACTACACTGTAATACTACACTCTGATACTACACACTGATACTACACTGTAATACCACACTCTGATACTACACTGTGATACTACACACTGATACTACACTCTGATACTACACTGTAATACTACACTGTAATACTACACTGTGATACTACACTGTAATACTACATTCTGATACTACACTGTAATACCACACTCTGATACTACACTGTAATACTACACTCTGATACTACACTCTGATACTACACAGTAATACTTCATTCTGATACTCCTCACTCTCTGTCACTCCTCCAGAGAGACTGTACTGATACCAGTAATATACTGCGAcatgtcacagacagacagacaggcagacagacagacacacagacagacagacaggcagacaggcaggcagacagacagacaggcaggcaggcagacagacacacagacaggcaggcagacaggcagacagacaggcaggcagacaggcaggcaggcagacagacacacagacagacaggcaggcagacagacagacaggcagacagacagacagacagacaggtgtgttaCCTTTCCCTGCTGCATTCTCTGGACTGTCTCCTCGGGCGACCAATCACTGACATAATCCTGACATCACAACATGACATCAGCGTCAGCACAGTTCAGATGATCGGATGCACAGATTATCAGTCTGTTGGTAATCAGATTACTAGTGTTGGCGTACCTTGTATTCAGATTTTGGTTTCCTGAGTTCTGGAGCGTAGAGCCTGACAGACGAATCGCTGAACGCTAAAATACAAAGACACCAGGATCAGGATTAAAGTTTTCCTCCAATCATGATTCACTGAATCTGACATCgactgaaatgtctgaaaagacgaggagtacagaggactgacagagaccTTCATCACACGGTGGACCAACGTTCAACTGAAACtcaacatcagcaagaccaaagagctgctggtggaCAACCAGAGGACCCGGACACCTCCCCCCACCAGAAGGTGGACTCATGCAGGTCCCTTGCAGTCCAAATCAACAATTAACTGGACTGGTCTCACCACACCGACACCCTCCTCAGGAAAAGACAGAGCAGGATCCTGCAGATCCTCTACCAGTCTGCAGGAACCAGAGCTCTGTTCTTTGCTGGGGTGTGCTGGGTGGTGGCATCAAAGACGGAGAGACCGGCAGACTCAACCAGCTGGTGAAGACCAGGTCTGTGGTCGGAGATCAGAGCCGCCCTGGTGTTCAGTGTGGAAGCACCCAGTGACTGCGTGAACACCAGGCCTGAGCTCAGACAGGCAGCCAGCGAGAGGGGCGCTGCCCTCACCTTCACACCTGAACAGGTAACAATCATACAGGAAGCAGCCACGAAACTGGACAGGTGTGTTCGAGAGCACAATGAAGTAATAATGTAGTACTGAGTACTGAGTACTTCAGGGTggaaatgtcagcatgctggaAGGTGTTTATTCTACACCTTATCATCACGTGTTCGTTCAGAGTTCAGACTCACAGTCGGTGAAGGACAGGAAGTTCCCTCCTTTAGcttttcctgcagagaaacacatcaAAGCTTCAGTTAACCCGATCATCACTGTTCCTGTCTGAGCCTGAgtccacctgtctcacctgtctcaccttTGAACAAAGAACTCAGAGAGTACCCAGAGTTACTCTTGCTGATGGTTGGTGTGTCAGTGTTGATTTTGGGGAAGGCgggctctctgtctgtcctctgattggacgctgctgtctctctgactgacCATGAGATACCTaagaaacacaggaagacaATCCACACCTTGCAGCCAATCATAGCTCAGGATTGTACACAGGTGTTTAATACTAACACTGATGAGCTTACTCCCGACGGGCTCTCCGCTCCAGCTGACCTTCTCCacgtcatcttcatcatcgtctTCCTCCACCAGGCGGCGGATGCTGTTCACTGCCTGCTTCGACTCTTTCAACTgaagacacaacacacatacacgacATCAACACCTGACGGTCACAAAGGTGCACTGACACACCTGTGGCCTCATTTATAAAACTGTGCTGACAGCAGGTCAGACGTCGGGGGGGCGCTGCTTCTCAGGCTTTAAActaaacacagagaagcagtgttcagtctgtggagtctgtgaCCGGCAGaacacctgcagctcagtcacaGACACACCTGTACAGGTGATCAATCCCCTgatcatgttttaattaaacagaCATATCAATAACCAGCTTTATAAGGTTCAGTGTCATACGATTAAAACCAGGTGACGTCAATGAGGCATTGAAAACAGTAAAACGTCATAAAATCTTCATAAAATGTCcagaaactgaaataaagtttgaattatttttacTCAAACTTTACACAACAAATGAGATCATCAGTCACTGACACCTGGTCCAGGTCTTCAGGTCTCTGCAGGTCCAGGTCTTACCCTGCTGAActcgtcatcttcatcatcaaagGTGAAAGCTTTGAACTTGGAGCTGTTCCAGTAGTCTTCCTCGTCTGCTTTACTCTTCATCATCTGGGCAGACAACAGAATTTGTTTAaaaggtgtttttcttctcGTCTCTGCAggtgaatgtttgagcttcacgGAGCAGGAAGGTGTGTGACCCTCGCAGCAGGTTTTCACTTTCGTCGGCTCGAACGACCCCCAGGACCAGgatctgtgacatcacaagCAGTCTACCGACCAATCCTGGTCCAGTATTCAgctcacacagctgtcacaggtgtgatgtggaaacctgaagcctCCAGGTCACACACGCTGCGAGTGACGGAGGAGACGGCGTGTCCAATGAGAACTATTTGCATATTTCTATATTCTGTATCTTTGACTGAGAAGATGCCATTTGAAGGGTTTTAATGTGGTGATTGTActtgtactgtatatttgtaCTTGTATATTTCCTTTCTtatacacaatacacacatcagacaggtgttctgtctgtcttcatccaCGTGTGGGGGAATCTTTAAACTgtctacacaaacacaaactgctggaaCAAGAAGGAAGAATCACACAAGACAGATTTCGATGAACCTGTAGCTGTTAGCGTCTGGTGCTAACTGCTAACAAACTGACTGgatacaaagacaaacagtCTGAATCTTATTtatgtgtacttgtgtgtattCCTGTGTAATGATGTGGATctgagtgtatctgtgtgtatttcttactattttgtgtcacagctggaggtttctgtgtttctgacagCAGGAAGCTAGTTAGCATGCAGCAGGCTAACAGACACgtcacagtttaaaatgtttgcttCGCTCCgacaaacagcaggaacagaTACGTCATCACACAGGTATGTAAGTCGACCCAATGAATACGAAACTATTAATCAATGAGAACCGATCAGCTGTTATTTTTGTTTACCTTCACCCGCAGtagctgctcctcttcttcttctctggcgGAAGCTGGACGGCTTCCGCCGCGTGGTGGCTGCTGGGAGTTGTAGTGAACCGGAACTGTGGGCTGAAAACAGCGGATCTGAAAGATGAAgacaaattttaatttaaaaaatataaattttaaagtaaaatattaacAACATCATATCAACATTCATAATAAgattaataaaatgtatattttaatctaaaatgttgaaaagtGTCACCTTTCTGCgtgtttatttaatgttataCAATCATCAAAGtacaaaaatgatcaaatgttaaaatataaaataagcaGAAAGTTAAATTTTAAACGTGTAGTTTTAATTCAGCTCAGTAAGTATTTCAACAGAAACTGGACGCATCCAGCATTTATTAATGTGTatttaaacatatatttatGGACATAtaaacacgtgtgtgtgtgtgtgtgtgtgtgtgtgtgtgtgagtgtgtgtgtatatatattttattccgTTTCAATTTTGTATTATCTTTGATACTTGATATGAGATttgatatttcttattttatttgactcgtgcatcctgtttgtgttgttttactttgaaagttATTAGAGGAAGTAGTTAaagtgactctgtgtgtgtgtttaaattggTTTTAAGTTTCACCTGAACAGTTGGAGACTCACAGGAGACATTTGGTTCAACAGTTATTCAGGGTACAAGAACAGTAACTACAGCAGTAATACTACAATAAGTACAGCAGTAATAGTACAGCAGTAACAACAGTACAGTTAGCAGTTAGAGCAGTATAATACCTCAGTATCAGTAGTACTCAGTACTCATTGGTCCCTGATGGCTAAATGGGGTGAAGGAGATCCTCGATGGATCGTTGAAGAAAGAGCCGACGCCACAAACGTCAACAACTGGCACTGGTCCGTTCCTcttactgttgtttgtttgtttgtttgtttgtttgtttgttatgaCTGAAATAAAGCTAACACAAGTTCTTCTGCTGCAACATCATCAGTTAAACTCTTCATCATCCAATCACTGCAAACGTTTGTTCATCtatttacgtgtgtgtgttactgtgagtgtgtgttactgtgtgtgtcactctgtgtgtcactctgtgtgtgttactgtgtgtgtgtgttatttgcgtgttactctgtgtgtgtgtcactctgtgtgtgtgtttctgtgtttgtgtgttatttgtgtgtgtttctgtgtgtgtgttgctgtgtgttactctgtgtgtgtgttatttgtgtgttatttgtgtgttactgtgtgtgtgttatttgtgtgttactgtgtgtgtgttactgtgtgttactgtgtgtgtgctactgtgtgtgtgttatttgtgtgttactgtgtgttactgtgtgttatttgtgtgttactgtgtgttactgtgtgttactgtgtgtgtgtgttactgtgtgtgtgctactgtgtgtgtgtgttatttgtgtgttatttgtgtgttactgtgtgttactgtgtgtgtgttactgtgtgtgtgctactgtgtgtgtgttatttgtgtgttatttgtgtgttactgtgtgtgtgttactgtgtgtgtgtgttactgtgtgttactgtgtgttactgtgtgtgtgctactgtgtgtgtgttactgtgtgttactgtgtgtgtgttactgtgtgtgtgtgttactgtgtgttactgtgtgttactgtgtgtgtgctactgtgtgtgtgttatttgtgtgttatttgtgtgtgttatttgtgtgttatttgtgtgtgttatttgtgtgtgctaccttgtgtgtgtgatatgatCCACCAGCTGGTTCAGCACATGTTCAGATATTTTTAAACGGCTGATGGATGTGTGTCGGGGGAGGGGCCGGTTGGGGGGGTATGTGGGTGGGGCTACACAGTAGGTGGGTGGGGTTATATGTGGAGTATCTTCAGCTGttcatgtgtttcttcttctctgtttctgcgCCTTCATCAGGACAGAACGTGATGTAAGCGGCTGGTCATCAGAGCGCCTccgtcagctgctgctggaggttcGGGTGGGGGGACCAGAGGGCGTCTGTCAGCTGACCGACGTCTCCAAGCTGGATGGAGAAGCTTCCATCAACAACCGCAAAGGAAAGCTCATCTTCTTCTACGAGTGGCAGCTGAAAGCCAGCTGGCTGGGTCAGTGATGATGTTGCTAATGATGACATCACCTTCACGTGGGGGTGGGGCCACACGTGTAGTCTTTAACTTCATGTGTTTGCTGACGATGTCATCAGTTATTTCTGTTAACTTTAGATGTATTAAGAACACATGAAACTAAAACTAGCCTGGAgctaagctaatgctagcagcaGATGAGAAGTCCCATTCACAAACTAAGAACACAAAGATAATAatcacagtgcagtacagtgcagtacagtgcagtgcagtacagtgcagtacagtgcagtgcagtacagtgcagtacagtacagtacagtgcagtgcagtgcagtgcagtacagtgcagtacagtgcagtgcatgcatacatacgtATATGTAGGCATGCACTgcacaacaacaccaacaaagaCAGTGCAAAATATGGCGGACAGTCACAGAGCACGATACATACGTACATGTATCGCGCTCTGCGAGAGGTCGGCCTAGCCATGATTAcagtgttggtttgttttgagcCGGTTTTTGAGGTGGGCCTTAAAGGTGCTGTAGGTGGGGCATTCTCTTATTGAACACTGTGTGTTGTTCCAGATGTTACTGCCCTTAACCGACATAACAGATTGTCCAAAAGTCGTGTGTCTGTCAGGTGCTTCACAGTCTCTCCTGGAACCCTCTGGTGGTTCTGCCACTGCTAACTTTGGTGGAGGTGCAAGTCCATTGAGTGTTTTGTAAACAATGCCGGCATACTTAAAAAAGTTTAAGTTTTCAAAACTCAAGAGGTTGTACTTCTCAAGGACATGGCAGTGGTGGTGAGAGACCGGTTTTCTGTCAAAGATTTTTGGCTACAATGAGGCCTCTGCTGTTGAAACACAATTGGGTGGTAACGAGGTGAGGGGACCTTTACTTCTGGTGTGGTAAACCtgacctttattttgaaggcagaAGTGGCTTCCAgtctttttctctgtggttCTTGCGATCTTAACACAGTTTGACATGTTGGAGTTTGCTTAGTCTGCAGAAAACTTCAATACTTCAATAATAACTTTAACAGTAAAAGTTGAGTCAATGAATGATGGTAATCTAAATAACTGATGACATCATCCCCAAACACAGGAAGCAACACATCTACTTCCTGGAGCATCGGCATCTTTCACTGATGGTGTTATGTTACTGTGACATCAGACTAGAACATTGATGACATCATACCATACCACCACCTAAAAGTAATTCATTTTAGTTAAAGGAGCTTTTAGAGCATGAATCCATCTTAAACAATAAGGTGTACCTGTGTGGCACATGTTACCTGCTGTgctctgacatcacacaggtgtaactcttcttctgtggtgccCTGCAatgactgtttcctgtttcctgtctgcagggACATCCAGCAGTGGAGTGAAGTACAGAGGAACTGTTGAAGTGTTCAACCTGTCAGAAGAGAATGACATGGACGACCTCGATGTGAGTCAACTTCCTGTTCCTGATGTTACTTATAACTACGTCAATCACACTCTTATTGACAGGTGGATTGATGATCATATTGATTATAATATTTCCATCCAgatctcagtgtctctgtgtaaAGACCAGCCCAACACGCCACTCCTGGACCTCATGAAGAAGAGTGGCGTTCAGGAAGTCCGCAGGGTTCTTGGCGACTACGTCCGCCAGCTCAAATCAGGTATGTTATCCAGGACCAACCAATCAGTGATGGTGATGAGGATCCCTGTAACTTGAGAGACCTTTGACTTTGCAGAGTTCAGTCAGGGAATGATCCTTCCTACTGCCGACGGACCGAAGCTGCCTCAACCTCAGACCAAGAAGAACCAGATCCAGACCAGCAAAACTCAGGTTGACTTTAGTCAAACTACCACATCCAAATATTCACTCTCTGATCCTGGGTCAGGTGTGGAGAGAGACGTGCTTTGACTGGTCGCCAGGCCAGAAAACGTTGTATGAAAACAGTCCATTTACCGTACAGTCCAGAACCAGAATTATGACAAACCAGTTAAATCTCGGACACCAGGGCAGGTTAGACTAAAACTTAACTAACGCTAACTAACTAGCTAAAAGACTCACCAGGCAGAAATCACCCCAAACCAAACATATTAACTCTGATTGAGGCAAAAACCAGACCTAATTTTTTTATTAGTGTGCCGTATCTTGTAGTATTATATTGTCATAGTACTGCAGTTTTTCAGCTAAttgtgcctgtctgtgttgttCATACAGTGTTTATGCACTCAGCAGTGTAGTACTGTAGTATTGTAGTGGTACTGTTGGTTGTGATTAGAGGATCGGAGGAGTCAAGAAGTGGAATACAGGACGTGGAGATCAGGCTCACGCAGAGTTACGGAGGattgtttgtctgcatgcagAAGGATTTTATCAGTTACTCTCAGTAAAGTATTACCATCAAGTATTCTGGATACAAAGGGTAGCATAGAGATTGGTCTTTAGTTCTCTAACTGGGCTGCTTCTGGAGAGGGTTTGTAAGAAATGACTGAACTCTGGTCATTTAAATCAGTCAGAGACGATCcggagaagagagaggggctGAAAATAGAAACCAGGCTCAGAcctcagacaggaaacatgaatTTTAGGAATTTTGTAGGAATTCTATGACATGGACTCGAGGAGGGACACAGTCCTGAAGTAACTACTGTTGTTAGGACAGGTGTTTACTGTACTGTAGTAGTACTGTAGTACTACAGGTATGCCTCCCTCTCTGTAGTTTGTGCAGGTGTTTACACGCTCAGCGGCGGCGGTGGACGGTCGTCGTGGAGGGCGGTTCCAGCTATTGGACGGGAATGTCAGCGGAGAGTTCACACAGCTGGTGAGGTCACAGCtgctcagccaatcagtgcTGAGTTGTTTCGTAACCATGGTAACCAGACTGCTGCTCTTACCTGCAGGTACCAGACCACAGAATTGAGATGAGATGGCGGTTCAGGACGTGGCCCAGCGGTATGTCTTCCTGTTATGATGTCATGATGCGTTAATTTCAGTGGTGTTTTCAGAACCTTGAACGCTGCTGCGTTCAGGGACAATCTGACCTTTGTGTCTCTCAATCAGAGCACTACGCCACTGTCAGTCTGGAGCTGGAGGACGGAGGAGATGAGACAGAGCTGAGGATGGAGTGTCGAGGAGTCCCTGCAGGGGAGGAGGACTCCACCAGGGAGGGCTGGACCCGGTTCTACTTCCAGGCCATCAAACAGACATTTGGATACTGAGAGTCTGGAGTCTTTGGTGCTCATCTGACAATCTGACTGTCTACAATGAAGAGCCAACATGTCAGCATGAGATCGACTTGCTAAAGGGAACAGTCCAACATTTTGACCCCTGCTGTTCTGTCCTCAATAAAATATAGAGTCCCTCAGGGCAGCGTTCTAGAGCCCCTGATTCCTCTGTTCTACCTGAACAGTCCAACATTTCATGAATCCGCTTGTTCTCTGTCTTGTCCACAGTCAGctcattttcatctctgtgGATACAGCGGTGGTCCAGGACATGCTTAGCCTGAGCATAAAGACCGGGGGCAGGGGGGAACTGTTAACATGAAGACTAAAACTAGGGGGAAACTGAGCCTTGCCTcatagaaaattaaaaaagaaacaactgaacaaaaataaactATTGGACTGTTCCCGTAAAGTTTATGACGTCGTGAATGTGACTGAATGACTGCGTGAATAAATGATTGACAGATACCTTACAGATACTACAACAGGCTTCTTCGGACCAATC
This region includes:
- the vipas39 gene encoding spermatogenesis-defective protein 39 homolog codes for the protein MMKSKADEEDYWNSSKFKAFTFDDEDDEFSRLKESKQAVNSIRRLVEEDDDEDDVEKVSWSGEPVGSISWSVRETAASNQRTDREPAFPKINTDTPTISKSNSGYSLSSLFKGKAKGGNFLSFTDSFSDSSVRLYAPELRKPKSEYKDYVSDWSPEETVQRMQQGKAVSLEKFRSLQDKLLLLDVAVSAHDGNVITAVLIYLKRTLSKEVLFRELESRQVALRHFIHYLTETRDQRLLLELLRALGRTEDMALLQYKEHLGIADENKRRDFLKSCLSLPFSPEDSAHVQDHFTLLERQIIIEATDGQAERGGKVEIFLKFPRRASILNMPLVTTLYYCCFYHYTESEGTYSSPLNIRQTFKISEKQYFVTALAARAKLKSWSDVDALFTSRNWLGFTRKKSPLSFQRVVDILQKNSAPTQVLQDYVALVDDPELRIALAQKHKCHDIIINTYRDLKDRQLLLGYREKVERGSAEERKINELLNNPQIRWKN
- the LOC121622119 gene encoding activator of 90 kDa heat shock protein ATPase homolog 1-like, which gives rise to MAKWGEGDPRWIVEERADATNVNNWHWTERDVSGWSSERLRQLLLEVRVGGPEGVCQLTDVSKLDGEASINNRKGKLIFFYEWQLKASWLGTSSSGVKYRGTVEVFNLSEENDMDDLDISVSLCKDQPNTPLLDLMKKSGVQEVRRVLGDYVRQLKSEFSQGMILPTADGPKLPQPQTKKNQIQTSKTQFVQVFTRSAAAVDGRRGGRFQLLDGNVSGEFTQLVPDHRIEMRWRFRTWPSEHYATVSLELEDGGDETELRMECRGVPAGEEDSTREGWTRFYFQAIKQTFGY